The genome window ACCGGGCATCCCTGATCCGGAAATCAGGGTCATCTCAGGGTCACCGCAGGAACGGCCCGCGCCCCACCCCTCGTTGACCTGGGTGAACGTCCACACCGGCCGGTGGTGAAGGGGGTTTCCGTGGTGTACCGGTCGAGAGAGCACAAGATCATCGCGGGGGTGTGCGGCGGCATCGCGGAGCGCTTCGGCATGAGGCCGACCACGGTCCGGCTGCTCTTCCTCCTCTCCTGCATCCTCCCCGGGCCGCAGTTCGTCATCTACCTGCTCCTGTGGATCCTGCTGCCGAAGGCCCCGCCCACGTACGCTCCGCCGTACCACGGCCGCCACTGGTGACCGGGCGCCGCTGATCGGGGTGCCGGGGCCGCTTGACCGGGGGGTGCCGGGGGCAGGGCCGCGCCGTATCCTCGACACGCCGCCATATCCTCGACAGGCGAAGAGGTGACGCGATGTTCCAGCCAAGGCCCCTGGCGCTCATCCAGGACGATCTGGTCGAGTACGAGAAGGCCATGGAGCGCATGGCCGCCATGGTCGAGGAGCGGCAGAAGGACGAGCGGCCCGACACGCTCTGGCTCCTCAGCCACCCCCCGGTGTTCACCGTGGGCAAGCGGACCCGGGCCGAGCACCTGCCCGACCCGTCGTTCGGCATCCCCGTGGTGCCGACGAACCGGGGCGGGCAGCTCACCTATCACGGCCCGGGCCAGCTCGTCGGCTACCTGATCGTCCGGCTCCGGCCGGGGGAGGGCATCGTCGACTACATCCGCGAGGTCGAGCTCCGGCTGGTCGAGGCCCTCCGCAGGCTCGGCGTGCCGGCCGAGCGGCGGGACACGCCCCCGGGCTCCGAGCTGCTCACCGGGGTGTGGACCACGAACACCAACCGGAAGATCGTCTCGATCGGCATGCGCTCCAGCCGCTCGGTCACCAGCCACGGTTTCGCCCTCAACGTGGACGGCGACCTCACCCCGTGGACCCTCGCCGTGCCGTGCGGCATGCCCGACGTGGAGATGACCTCCATCCTCCGGGAGCTCGGCCACGCCTCGATGGAGGAGACCCGCCGGGTGGTCGCCGAGGTGTTCGAGGCCTCCTGATCGCGCCCGCCCCGGGGACGTGACCGGCCGCCCAGGCCGGGTAGGGAGGACGGTGAACCCCGGCCGCCGGCCGCGGCCGCCGAGGAGGGAAGGGGCATGCCGATCCTCGTCGGAACCTCGGGATGGCAGTACGACTCCTGGTCCGGGCTGCTCTATCCCGGCGTGCCCCGGCGGCTGTGGCTGGAGCGGTACGCCGAGGCGTTCGCCACGGTCGAGAACAACAACGCCTTCTACCGGCTGCCGAAGCGGGAGACGTTCGAGGCGTGGCGGGAGCGGACGCCCGCCGACTTCGTGATGGCGGTGAAGGCGAGCCGGTTCCTCACCCACATCAAGCGGCTCAAGGACCCGGAGGAGCCGGTCGACCGGCTGATGGGGGTGGCGGCCGGCCTCGGCGGCAAGCTCGGCCCGATCCTGCTTCAGCTCCCGCCCACCCTCGAGGCCGAGCCCGAGCGGCTCCGGCGCTGCCTCGCCCGGTTCCCGGACGGCGTCCGGATCGCGGTCGAGCCCCGGCATGCGTCGTGGTGGAGCGGCGAGGTCCGGGACCTGCTCACCGGGTACGGCGCCGCGCTCTGCTGGGCCGACCGACTCGGGCGGCCGGTGGGCCCGCTGTGGCGCACCACGGACTGGGTCTACCTGCGCTTCCACGAGGGGGCGGGCCGCGACTGGCCGCACTACGGGGAGCGGGCGCTCCGCTCGTGGGTCGACCGGCTCGGCGGCGTCGCCGACGCGTACGTGTACTTCAACAACGACCCCGGCGGGGCCGCGGTGCGGAACGCGATCGACTTCGCCGGGTACGCCCGGGCCGCCGGGTACGCGGTGACCCGGGCGAGACTGCCGGAACGACCGCCGGCGGCGAGCCCGGTCTGACCCTCGGCGGCCGCGCCGCCACGGCGTTCCGGCTCGGTCAGGGGCCGGCCTGCCGTACCCTCTGCCTGGGACATCCCCGCGGGCTGCCCGTGGGACATCCCCGCGGGCCGTACCGTGCGGGTGAGCCGGGCGTGCGGGACCAGAGTGCTGACCGTCGCGCGCGAACGGGCGCTGACCGCCGCGGGAGGCCGGGGTGCCGACCGCCGTGCGGGCCCGCGCCGCGCCCGGGCGGGACGAGCGCCGCCGGGAACACGGCAAAGAGAATGAATTTGACAATCATTTTCATTTGCCGGAGGATGGCGTCAGATGTCCCGTATGGCCCTTCTCAGCCCTCCGGCCTAAGGAACCACCGTGCTGTCGCTCATCTCCCGGTCGCTGTGCATCGCCCTGCTCGTCCTGACCGCCGTGGCCTGCGGCGGCGCGAGCGGGCCGCCGTCCGCCGACGGATCGCGGCTGAACGTGGTGGCCACCACCACCCAGGTCGCCGACTTCGCGGCGAACATCGGCGGGGACAAGGTGCGGGTGCACGGGCTCCTCAAGCCGAACGTGGACCCCCACGACTACGAGCCGACCCCGCTCGACATGCGGATGCTCGCCGAGGC of Thermobispora bispora DSM 43833 contains these proteins:
- the lipB gene encoding lipoyl(octanoyl) transferase LipB, with protein sequence MFQPRPLALIQDDLVEYEKAMERMAAMVEERQKDERPDTLWLLSHPPVFTVGKRTRAEHLPDPSFGIPVVPTNRGGQLTYHGPGQLVGYLIVRLRPGEGIVDYIREVELRLVEALRRLGVPAERRDTPPGSELLTGVWTTNTNRKIVSIGMRSSRSVTSHGFALNVDGDLTPWTLAVPCGMPDVEMTSILRELGHASMEETRRVVAEVFEAS
- a CDS encoding PspC domain-containing protein, producing the protein MYRSREHKIIAGVCGGIAERFGMRPTTVRLLFLLSCILPGPQFVIYLLLWILLPKAPPTYAPPYHGRHW
- a CDS encoding DUF72 domain-containing protein, whose protein sequence is MPILVGTSGWQYDSWSGLLYPGVPRRLWLERYAEAFATVENNNAFYRLPKRETFEAWRERTPADFVMAVKASRFLTHIKRLKDPEEPVDRLMGVAAGLGGKLGPILLQLPPTLEAEPERLRRCLARFPDGVRIAVEPRHASWWSGEVRDLLTGYGAALCWADRLGRPVGPLWRTTDWVYLRFHEGAGRDWPHYGERALRSWVDRLGGVADAYVYFNNDPGGAAVRNAIDFAGYARAAGYAVTRARLPERPPAASPV